Within Leguminivora glycinivorella isolate SPB_JAAS2020 chromosome 26, LegGlyc_1.1, whole genome shotgun sequence, the genomic segment aatgtcgtccacccaacgagccaactagtccatgggccagtgaagaattcggtataatttgggggtactaagtttcctttttacagcagttaggtaaGCTTATagggatgttaaaaaaccatgattgccatctcaaaatggtagctaaacaaaatggccgccaatccaagatggcggatattgagttttagaaaatcgaccataactccagaAGTATCGGAccaatttcatttttattttttttaaacgaaagctctttttgtgtactcaaatacttgtcatattcattgtttcggtaaattcaaccattagttagtaattaacgaaaaatgtaaaaaaatatttttttttctaaaactttttgtcaaaaatcatgtttctacaaaataccttgcacattccaataaatatttaaatgtagaaaaatagtgccattaatcacctttaatttgatatatTGTGAGTGTTCGGCCCTAGATACGAATGAGATCGTACGTAGATATGTGGACTGTAGGTATCGAAAGGCGATCAGCTGTTTTCGCCGATCAGCTGATCGGGTCATAGGGGTGCGAGCAGGACGGGCAATAACACACTGCTTCCTTTCTTCTAGTCCGGAGGGCTCGGGAGGGTTGCTTCTTCTGGCGCGGCTCGAACAAAACTGACGCCGGAGCGCGATCGGGGCTCGGTTTTATAGCCGAATCCCGGCCGATCGCGCCCCCCGCGTGCATACCCTTCTCGCGCCTAGGCTGCGCGCGCATGCGCTCTCCCTAGCCCTTCAGAACttgtcatttattttaataaactttattactactacactgatttgttttatttattcttatgcaATCGATTTTTCTTATACTAATTTGAATCTTATAAGATTCTAGGTCGGGGCTCAGGCCGCCTAGGCGACCTGAGGCCCGCCTCTTAAATGAATGTAAGCAGAGATCAACCATTTATTTTCAGAGTTACTTAAGCTAAGTTatcaattaatttacaattttgaacttatttaaatGACGTCTCCTGCGTCGTTCACATTTCTCCCGCCGTCGCCGTGCGATCCTACTGGTAGAACGACGATCTTCTTGGTGGGCCGGCGCAGGACGTGACCGCGGCTCGTGGTGACGTCGACGACTCGTACGACTCCGTCCTTGCCTGGATACGTCTGCGTCACTCTCCCTCGCGGCCATGTGTTGCGTGGGAGGTTGTTATCGCACACTATGACGACGTCGCCGACGGCTGGTTCGACGCCCTCGCCGCGGGGCTCCCGCCGGTGTTGAAGTAGAGGGGCGTACTCGCGCACCCATCGGCGCCAGAAGGTGTCGGCCAGGTATTGGGCGCGCCTCCAGTGTTGCCGCGCGCTCTCATCGCTGTCCTTGAAGTCTCCCGGGGCTGGGGAGTGGCAGTCTGGCCCGAGCAGGATCATGTTCGGAGTGAGCGCGGGCGGGTCCTCTGGATCGGTCGCGACATAGGTCAAGGGTCGCGAGTTGACTGTAGCCTCGACCTCCGCCATCAGGGTGTGTAGTGTCTCATCGCTCGGGCATCGCTCGTGCAGCGTGGTCTTCAGGGCTTCCTTTACTGATCTCACCATTCTCTCCCACACACCAGCCATGAAGGGGGAGGAGGGGGGTAGGAAACGCCAGTTGATGCGGCGAGCGTGGGCGGCCTCTCTCATGGCCTCCGTCAGCTCGCGGTTCGCTCCCTTGAAAGCGGTCCCGTTGTCGCTCCACAGCTCCGTGGGGCAGCCGCGGCGAGCGATGAACCGGCGCAGCGCGTTGATGGCCGAGTCGGTGGTTAGTGAGGCGGCCACCTCTAGATGTATGGCTCTTGACGTCATACAGGTAAACAGCGCGACATATCTCTTCTCTCGGTGTCGGCCGACGGTCACTTCAAGCGGGCCGAAGTAGTCAAGCCCCGTGTATGTGAAGGGCCTCAGGTGATGCCCCAGCCGGGCGGCAGGTAGGTCCCCTGTAGGCGGGCCGGCGGGCTTCGCCTTGCGTAGTCGACACTCGGGGCAGCGCGCGATCACCTTTTTCACCGCAGGTCTTATCTTCGGTATGTATACACGTTGGCGAAGCTCGTTGACGACGGTCTCGGTGCCCCCGTGGTGTAGCCGTTCGTGCACGTGGGAAACATATAGATATGTGTAGTGATGTTTACCACACAGCACTATGGGGTGCACGGCGTCTTCGCTTATGTCGTCGGCGGCCGCTATTCTGCCGCGTTGTCGTATGATGTCGTCTTCGTCGAGATACACGCTCAGCTTGGCTAGCCGGTCGTCCTTGTTCGGCGCGAGGCCTTCGGCTATGCGCTTTCTCTCTCTTGCATAGCTATCTTCCTGCGAGGTTCGCACGAGTACCTTCTCAGCCGCGAGTAGGTATCTGGCTTCTAGTATTATGTATTTTCTCCTCCGGCTATTCTCGACCGTCTTGGGTACGACGGGAGCGCGCTTGTCTCGTTTTCCCCAGGTGATGTCGCTGTCCTTGTTTGCGCGCGTCCTTTTCCTTCGCGCCGCGGCGATGCACTGTGTCGCGAGTGAAGCGCGACTTTTTTGTCGTTCGCGCAAGAGGTCGATGAACTGCAGCACCCGTGCGGCCGTGCGTAATAGGCTTGTCCACTTCGAGAAGTTTTCGATGGCGGGCACGGCCGCGCGGCTTTTTCTCGGCGTCGCGACGGAGCAGCAGACTTCTTTTTCTTCCCCTGTTGGCTCGATTTTCATCTTGTTTTCTTGCGGCCAGGCCTCCTCCGGTTCGTATAGGAAGGCCGGCCCGGTGAACCATCTGTGTCGGGTGTCGAAGTCGCTCGGCGCGGCGCGTGTCGCGTCGTCGGCCACGTTGTGTGCTGACGGTACCCATCGCCATTCGTCTTTTTTCGTGTAATCTTCGATTTCTGCCAGGCGGTGCGCGACGAATGACTTGTAAGTGCGGGGTTCTGAGCGTATCCATGCTAGGGCCGTGCGCGCGTCACTCCAGTATGTTCTACTGTCGATCTCGAAGTCGTGCTCGTTCCCGACGGCCTCGGCGAGTCGCACGCCCAGGACGGCCGCTTGGAGCTCAAGTCTGGGTATCGAGACGAGGCGCGTGGGCGTGACTCTGCTCTTGGCGGCGGCTAGAGCGACCTTTGTTGTGCCGTCAGCTCGGGTCATGCGCCAGTATACAGCGGCGGCGTAGGCTTCTTCACTCGCATCGACGAAGGTATGTAGCTCGTACTTGGGCGCGGGCGCGATATCGTAGCATCTAGGTATCGATAGGTCACCCAGGTCGCGCAGATGTTGCAGCCAATTTCCCCAGCGTTCACGCAGCTCTTCTGGTATTTCTTCGTCCCAGGCCGTAGTGTAGCGCCACGTGTCTTGCATGATCCTCTTCGCGGGCGTCGTCACTGGCGAGATGAGGCCCAGCGGGTCGAATATTGACATGATGATGCTGAGGGCCTCTCTTTTCGTAGGGGGGCGTTGACCTTTGATCAATTCTGGCGGCGCTCGTCTCGTATTGAGTTTGAAACGAATGCAGTCCTCTCGCGTGTCCCACAGTAGGCCGAGTGTTTTCTCTATCTCGCTCCCGCCGATAGAGACGGTGACGCCCTCTCGCTCTTTCTTGCCGATGACCTCGGGTTCGTTCGTAGCCCAGCCGCGCAGCTCGAAGCGAGCTTTCTTGTGTACGTGGTTCACTTCGCTCGACACTCTCTTCGCCTCTTCTATGCTGGGGAAGCTCTGCAGGTAGTCATCCATATAATGATTTCGCTCGATCGCCCGCGCGGCCTCTGGGTGGCGGGCCGCGTGCTCGCGTGCGTTCCTATTCTTTATATACAGCGCCGTGCAGGGGGATGAAGAGGCGCCGAAGATGACTGATGTCATGCGATATTCTGTCGGGCCGCCTTCGCGTCGATCGCCTCGCCACAGGAAGCGCAGCGCGTCGCGGTCCTCTtctcttatttttatttgcataaacATTTCCTTTATGTCCGCTGATACCGCCACGCCGTATTGACGGAAGCGCATGATAACGCCGGGCAGCGACTGCAGGAGATCGGGGCCCGCGAGAAGCATGTCGTTGAGGCTGCGGCCGTGTGAGGTGGCCGCGGCGTCGTGGACTAACCTTATCTTCGGCTTCTCCGGGTTGCGCACTGCGAAGTGGGGCGGTACCAGGTTTTCCCGCTGCTCGGTGTCGGCGCGAGCTCGGCGTAGGCGGACACAAGCAGGTTGTCAACTCGTTCGGTGTACTGCTTCTTCAAGTCCGCGTCGCGATCCAGCTTCTTCTCTAGTGTGTGTAGGCGTTTGAGGGCGTCGGCGCGGTTGTCAGGTATGTTGATGTCTTCCTGTCGCCACAGCAGGCCGGTCTCGAAGCGCCCGTCGGGGAGGCGTCGACTTTTCTCTTCTAGCGTTTTCAAGGCTTGCTGTTCGGGATCACTACGGGGCTTCCTCGGCTCGATCGAGAGTGATTCGAGCGCAAAGAAGTTCTTCATCTCGTTCTCGATGTTCCCGTCGGGCTGTATGCGCGTAAGGTGTGCGCAGCAGTGGGCTACGGGTATCGCTTGTGAGTGGCGACAACCGTGTAGTACCCAACCTAGTAGCGTTTTAGATGCTACCGGCTGATCGCGCCGTCCTTTTTTCAACTTGCGCGACACAACGAGTTCCCAGTTGTCTTGTCCGAGCAGTATTCCCGGTGTAGCGTCTTCATATGTCAACAGGTGCTTGATGTCCCGCAGATGTTCACAGTCGTCTATCTCTCGCTCGCTGATCGTTTGAGTGGTGAAGTCAAGGCGCCCGACTGTATGCGCGTTCGTCACTAGCTGCTCGTCCCCTCCGTGTTTGTTGCGTATGCGGACATCCACTCTCTTGCTCTTCTCGTACGCCATCTCGTTCCCGCCCACACCTTGGACCCACATAGGTTCGGTGGGCCCGTCAAGGTTGAGGGCGGCGGCGATCGCAGAGTCGATGATAGTCACTGTACTGCCTTCGTCTAGGAGCGCGAACGTAGCCACTTCCGAGTGCGGCCCCCGGAGTAGTACTGGCGCCATCTTGAGGTAGGCGCGGCTCGCCCGGGTCGCGGCGTGTACGGCTTGCTTGACGGCTATGGCCACGACCTCGTCGGACTTGCGGGGCTGCGTCGGCTCGTTCGAGGCGGCGACGGTGTCTGTCGGGGCCTTCTCGTGGTGAAGCAGCTTGTGGTGACGCATAGCGCAGCCTTGATGACCGCAGGGCTTGGCTCGGCAGACGAAGCGGCGATGTTTGCTGACGAGGCACCGATAGCACATATTGTGCTTCTTCGCTATTTCCCACCGCTCGTTCGTGCCCAGCTTAGTGAATTGCGGGCACGTCGGCAGTTGATGGGCGGACTGGTCACACACTGGACAGGGTAACTTTTCTTCTTTTGTTTTCTTCACTTCGGCGACGGCTACGCAGGTACGCTCGGGCTTCTTTTTCGTGGCTCGTGCTTCCTTGGGCTCCGCTACGGTCTCGGGCGGGGCATAGGGCGTGCACTTGTCAGCTTCGTTGTTGAGGAAGTCGGCTATCTTCTTAAGTTCCGGCGTGTCTTCATCACTCGCGGCGTAGTCGTaccacttactttttaatatggGCGTTAACTTTTCCACTATAGACCTCAGTAACTCGGGGTTGTGAAGATACTGAGGCTTCTTCAATATCTCGATCGTTGTCACGGCGTTGGCGATACGTCCGGCGAACGTGCACAGGTCGCGCGGGCTCTCGGCTAGTCGTGGCAAGGCCTTTATTCTCTCCATCTCGTTCAGGAGTAGTGCGTCGGGCCTCCCGTAGCGGCGTTCCAGGGCCTTGATGATATCGTCTGGACGCGGCTGGCTGATGAGGAGTGCACTGACGGCTTCTAGGGCGGCGCCTTTGAGGCTCTTTCTTATGCGAGCGACGTTTTCACTGTTCGCGAAACTAGGCGCCGACTCGTTGTAAGCGGCTTTGAACTGTAACCACTCCGCGCACTGTCCACTGAACGACGGCAGGTCTGGCAGGTACTTCCTGTTCGATCTGTTCGCTTGTAGGGCGTCGGTCAGGGCTGCTGCGAGTGACGTCACATCCATTGTCTGCTTGTGGTGCCGCGCGCGGTGCGCAGGGGGCGCGCGGCGTGGTGTTCGACCGCGTCTTGAATCGGGCGGTCGAACCAATCGGCTAATCTCTGGGGCCGAGGTCTTCCTCTTCTTGTTCGGAGTCTTCACCCGACGAGGAGAGGTTTCTTCTTTCTTCTCTGATTTTTGCCAGCGCAGCTTGGGCTTCGATGCGCTTGAGCTCCAGCTCGGCTAACTTCTCCTTGGCTTCTAGCTCCGCGAGGAGCCTCTTGCTGGAGGCCTTGGATCGGTGTGATCGAGCGGGCTTAGCGCACCTCTTCGTGCCGAGCGGTGGAGGCATCAGCTGTTTTTCGACGATCGTGGCTATGGTGCTGGCGGCGGGCGTGGCTCTGATACCAGAGGTGTCGGCGGGCGTGGCGGCGACGGCGGCATCCTCGGGCGTGACCTCTTCTTGGGCCGCGCTTGTATCCTCCGTGGTTGCTCCTGATTCCGTCGTTGCTTCTGTGTCCGCCGTGGTTCCCGTGCCAGTCGTGGTGCCCGTGGCGTCGGTGTCGGACGTGGCGGTAGTGCCGTCCGTCGCGGTAGTGCCGTCCGTCGCGGACGTCCCAGCGGTAGCGGACGTATTATCGGTGTTCGTATTAGTGCCGCCGCTGCCAGATGATTCCTCCCGAGCTCCGTTTCTGCTTCTAGTTATTGCCATCCTGCCCTTTTTCTTCTTGCTTCAGAGATCCGGCTTCGCTAAGGACCAAACAATGTGAGTGTTCGGCCCTAGATACGAATGAGATCGTACGTAGATATGTGGACTGTAGGTATCGAAAGGCGATCAGCTGTTTTCGCCGATCAGCTGATCGGGTCATAGGGGTGCGAGCAGGACGGGCAATAACACACTGCTTCCTTTCTTCTAGTCCGGAGGGCTCGGGAGGGTTGCTTCTTCTGGCGCGGCTCGAACAAAACTGACGCCGGAACGAACGAGTCTTCATCGATGTGCCTTTTCTAGGTCATCGGTGGCCTTCCCATCCTTGATGCAGGATATTTGGCGGGATCTTCCGCCGCCCACGACAGTGGGCGGGTCTTTTCGTTGCCCTCGTTGAGAGCTGTGGCTTCTGCGAGATTGCGTCTAGCCCGTCTGACCGGGACGGGCCTGACGCAAGCTCAGTGGGTGGAGCGGGTGCCTTCTAGGCGTGGCTTCTTGTACTGGTCTCCGTTGGTGTTGGTGGCCAGTCTGCGGCTGGCAGGTGGCCTGTCAGCGGCGTAGTGGGGGCGACGGGTGCTCCATTTCCGTCGTCCTTGTGGGGTGGCTGGAGTCCTCTAGGCTTGCGTGGGTTGTCGGGGGCGACGAGGTACCCTGCTCGTCGTCCTGGGCTGTCGGCTCGTGAGGGCTGGCAGCGGTGGCGGCGTTCGTCCGGCGGGCGCGCGTGTAGCGGCGCGGCGGACTGCCGGCGGGGGCAGTGGCCGGCCGGTGGTCCGGGGCCGGTCGGGGAGACTGCGGTGGGCGCTGGGTTGGCGGGTTCCATGGTGCCCTGTGGGGGCGCCTTGGAGCAAGTAGGAGCGCGTTTGGCGCCCTTGCGGGGGCCAGCGCTCGGCTTGCGTGTTCTGCGGGTGCTGGGGGCCGCGGGGGGTGCGGCCTGCTGTCCGTTTGCCACAGCGGGCGCTGCGGCGGACGCGGGGCTGCTGGTGTGTGTTGTGGCGGCGGTCGGGGTCCTGGGCTTGAGGGCCTCGGGGTGCGTTGGGGCGGCGACTGAGTCACCGCTCGCCTGCGGCAGGGGTTGCGGGGCCGTGGGCACGACCGCGGGCCTGGGAGCCGCAGGGGCGGCTGCGGCGTTGGGCGTGCTGTCGGGGCCAGGCGGGGTGGTGGCCGCGGCCCCCAGGAAGGGGGCCACGGGTCGGTCCGTGGTGTCTTCCTCCTTATACGGCGCGATATACGGTGGGGGGCCGATGCTCCGGATGATCTCCGTGAACGACGGCGGCTGCTTGGTTGGGGCTGGTGGTTTGCCCAGTAGTTCCAGCGCTTTGGCGATACTGGACTCGGGGTTGGCCTCCGCTTTGCGAAGGGCCTCGTGGTCTTCTGGCCGGAGCTCCACTTCCTCGCCGTGGAAGTATCCCTTGAGCCTATGGATCATATCCCTTGCGCGTGCCGTTATAGGCGACACGGGCAGGGACCCGGCTTTGCCCGGGCTGTCGGCCAGGATACGATCACGATCCTGGTGACTGCACGGGGGAGGCCGGAAAGGGACTTCCCGCGGGGTCGTAGAGGTGTTCGGGGTCGATGTGACGTCAGGCCTCGGCTCCGGGGAGCCAGAGGCGGGTTCTTGAAGTGGTGGTTTTTCTGTCGGTACATCGAGAAATCCGCGTTGCGGCCTACCCACCTCAACCGGCTGGTCGGGGGGGGTCGCGGTTTTCGATGCACCTCGTGCGGGTAGATGGCGGAACACGTTTCTCAAGGTACCCACCCTACCCGGGGGGGCGGGGGGGCGCCTCGGCGCGTGTCGGGGCATCGTGCGCAGTCGGGTTCAGGGGGCGGATCCGTCGCGACGCATTTTCGCCGCTCAGCGCCTAGCTTTCAGACCTCTCTCCAGGTAAGACCTAGATTGAAGTCCGTCGGCTAGGGCGATTGGCGAGGCTTCTATGGGTGCTGGGCTTCCCCTCAGGCCGGAGGCCAGGCGCGATCCCGCAGCAATTTTCTTAGAAAATTTCAGCGAGGATGGCAGAGAGCAGAGCAGGAGGAGCGTCCGAGCGACTGTTGGTGGTCCGTGCGGCTATCCGTCCCTGACGCCGGAGCGCGATCGGGGCTCGGTTTTATAGCCGAATCCCGGCCGATCGCGCCCCCCGCGTGCATACCCTTCTCGCGCCTAGGCTGCGCGCGCATGCGCTCTCCCTAGCCCTTCAGAACttgtcatttattttaataaactttattactactacactgatttgttttatttattcttatgcaATCGATTTTTCTTATACTAATTTGAATCTTATAAGATTCTAGGTCGGGGCTCAGGCCGCCTAGGCGACCTGAGGCCCGCCTCTTAAATGAATGTAAGCAGAGATCAACCATTTATTTTCAGAGTTACTTAAGCTAAGTTatcaattaatttacaattttgaacttatttaaatGACGTCTCCTGCGTCGTTCACATATATAAAAGATAcagatttaatttaaaaaacccaTACAGGCTTAAATTTAATTCtgccttcgttgaaattcaccgttgcgcatacagtactaaaagcttcaggtaGATGCTGTAGAGTACGAATATGccgtttttagtttattttaacaATTGTACAATTAGAATAATAGTTCTGGACATGAGAGTATCCATGAATTTGTAGATATTCGTACTATAGGACTAGTACTAtaggataaaatttgtttagatatCATATGTGCAACACACCTCGATGAtgtaaattaagtatttaagtatacTAGATATATGACTAACATTTTGTGTCGAAAGTATCAAGATAGaaccattaaccttttgaccgtcACGGACGGCCACGGTGGTCACCGGAAATTCTTGTCAAGGACGCCAACGATACGGACGCCAAATGCAATGAAATTGGGACCCTACGGGGTAATGCCTAATTTCGCTCATATATTGGCGAATTCGCAATGCAGTTTTGTTGCGATTGTGTCTGGGATACGGCATACTCCTTCATCATCTTGCGTTTAAGGGTTAAAATCGTATTCCGAATTGAAAATCGTTTTGCATTCAAGGACtcgatttgaaaaaaaaacctacgcacGAGCGGGTTAAAGCAGAGCACCCCCAGAAGTCGGGTAAACTTTGGAAATGTTCTTTAGTACAGCATTAATAGATTTtccttacctatattttaccgatTACTAAACAACGAAGACGTGAAATACCGgatggacaaactttgagacaTTTATCACCGCTTAAAGTAAAGCCAAATAATGCTAACATCTATTGTTGGTAATTACCGAAGGGAAAACGTTAGAAGACGTTAATAAGAAacgttttaattacctactaacgttagttgaattttcataaaagGTGTACCAAAATGCGAATATTTCTATGCAAACTGACATTGAATTAGAAGAAAATTTAGCAGCCGTATCGACGAATCTCAATTAGTAGAGAAGGACTCCGAGGTTTTGCAATCTGGACAAGTTTTTTAACAGGaaggcatttataaaagccttAATAGGGATGATGGATGTACAAATGTATGTCTCAATTATCTCCGATATGCGGATTGCGGGTAACATCGGCATCTTCAAAGAAGCACATGGTCCCCAACAGATGCTGAAGGAACTGTATGCCGTCGGTGAGTGTTGGGTTAAAATAGTTAAGTTAAACCAGTTAAACATAtatgtacaaattgaaagttatgGCAAGGACAGGCTTATCCCAAGCTCCAATTTTCAGAACAAGTTATCCTGTACAACAAATAAAGCTTGGGTTAAGGAATGCCGTAAACGACTAACggaggtaagtcataataacaaaattatCCTTCAATGGACCAAAGGACACAGAGGATCTCGAGGTTATGATGCGACCGACGAGCTGGCCAGGCAGGGGTCGACTGCCGATTCTTCCGATGCCCTTCAGCAAGGTATGCTCAATGGGAAACTACACACAACACACTGGCAAACCCAGATCAAATGCTGCGGTCAAACAAGCCAAGCCTAACATCAATGGAAAACTCACAAAGACGCTCCTTCAACTAGTGAAAGTCCGCCTGAGAATGGTAACCAATGTAAGAACAGGTGGTAGACAatttaacaaacatattttcataaaaaatgctATGAACATTCCCCTGTGACGAGGGTGCGTGAAAACAGAGCAGACAGCCTCTCACCTGGTGCTGCAGTTAGCAGTGTGGCTCCATACAGGAAAAATCATCTCGGATCCCCGAGAGACTTCTCCGAGGTTCTCTTACTCAACATTAAAAGTTTAATAGGATTTCTCGAGCAGATGAGCTAGTAGGACTAGCTAAATCCCctacatcacgcaaaataggcacaaaacgTCGAGTTTTGTCGAACTATAACACAATACAGAGACTTGGATCGGCCTGCTGCCGGCGGAGATCACACAGAGGACTTGGATGTCTTTTGTAGGCTGAAGGACGTATTTAAGGGCCAGAATACCAGACACTGAAGACCGACATGTTTGATCAGTGTGTACTTCACACCGTGACATAAGCTTGCGAGACGTTGGACACTAGCAATGTACAAATGAAGAGGCTAAAAGTTGCATATAGAGCACAACACGTTCGGTATGTCTTTCTACGATGGAAACGAAACGAGATGATGTGGCGACGGATCAGAGTTATAGAGGTCGGATTGCTACTCTAAAATGGGCTTGGGCCGGGCCCGGGCACGTAAGTCGTGGAAGCCTAGCTCAAGAAAACCTGCTATAAAAGTTCGAAAAATTAGGAGAAAATTAATCTGTTACCTGTGATTGTCTTGAAGGTGATTATTAGTGATATTggctctacaatctacattCGCGGTGataagtactatatttttgtgcgtaaattaaggtttattcggtaggtacctatatcaggTCGTTTAGTAGTCGGATACTTCATAGATATGCCTCATTAATGCATTATAGTGCATATCTCAAGACTATTTGTCATTTGGGGTGTGTTATTCACCTCGTGTatgcaaggattattttaactaaatataagttttctcgAACACCGATCAGAGTTTCTGCAGTGAAAAAGATATGACAAGTCGTGGCCCGGGCACCAGACGTGGATCGCGATTATTTGAGCAAAATTAGGCGTTAAAAAGGCTCGCATGGGTCCCAATTACATTGGCAAAACTGATGGTCATCGTTGGCGTCCTTAGGAATCATTTCCAGCGACAGCTATATCCGTCCatg encodes:
- the LOC125240062 gene encoding proline-rich receptor-like protein kinase PERK10; the encoded protein is MPRHAPRRPPAPPGRVGTLRNVFRHLPARGASKTATPPDQPVEVGRPQRGFLDVPTEKPPLQEPASGSPEPRPDVTSTPNTSTTPREVPFRPPPCSHQDRDRILADSPGKAGSLPVSPITARARDMIHRLKGYFHGEEVELRPEDHEALRKAEANPESSIAKALELLGKPPAPTKQPPSFTEIIRSIGPPPYIAPYKEEDTTDRPVAPFLGAAATTPPGPDSTPNAAAAPAAPRPAVVPTAPQPLPQASGDSVAAPTHPEALKPRTPTAATTHTSSPASAAAPAVANGQQAAPPAAPSTRRTRKPSAGPRKGAKRAPTCSKAPPQGTMEPANPAPTAVSPTGPGPPAGHCPRRQSAAPLHARPPDERRHRCQPSRADSPGRRAGYLVAPDNPRKPRGLQPPHKDDGNGAPVAPTTPLTGHLPAADWPPTPTETSTRSHA
- the LOC125240061 gene encoding uncharacterized protein LOC125240061, producing the protein MLLAGPDLLQSLPGVIMRFRQYGVAVSADIKEMFMQIKIREEDRDALRFLWRGDRREGGPTEYRMTSVIFGASSSPCTALYIKNRNAREHAARHPEAARAIERNHYMDDYLQSFPSIEEAKRVSSEVNHVHKKARFELRGWATNEPEVIGKKEREGVTVSIGGSEIEKTLGLLWDTREDCIRFKLNTRRAPPELIKGQRPPTKREALSIIMSIFDPLGLISPVTTPAKRIMQDTWRYTTAWDEEIPEELRERWGNWLQHLRDLGDLSIPRCYDIAPAPKYELHTFVDASEEAYAAAVYWRMTRADGTTKVALAAAKSRVTPTRLVSIPRLELQAAVLGVRLAEAVGNEHDFEIDSRTYWSDARTALAWIRSEPRTYKSFVAHRLAEIEDYTKKDEWRWVPSAHNVADDATRAAPSDFDTRHRWFTGPAFLYEPEEAWPQENKMKIEPTGEEKEVCCSVATPRKSRAAVPAIENFSKWTSLLRTAARVLQFIDLLRERQKSRASLATQCIAAARRKRTRANKDSDITWGKRDKRAPVVPKTVENSRRRKYIILEARYLLAAEKVLVRTSQEDSYARERKRIAEGLAPNKDDRLAKLSVYLDEDDIIRQRGRIAAADDISEDAVHPIVLCGKHHYTYLYVSHVHERLHHGGTETVVNELRQRVYIPKIRPAVKKVIARCPECRLRKAKPAGPPTGDLPAARLGHHLRPFTYTGLDYFGPLEVTVGRHREKRYVALFTCMTSRAIHLEVAASLTTDSAINALRRFIARRGCPTELWSDNGTAFKGANRELTEAMREAAHARRINWRFLPPSSPFMAGVWERMVRSVKEALKTTLHERCPSDETLHTLMAEVEATVNSRPLTYVATDPEDPPALTPNMILLGPDCHSPAPGDFKDSDESARQHWRRAQYLADTFWRRWVREYAPLLQHRREPRGEGVEPAVGDVVIVCDNNLPRNTWPRGRVTQTYPGKDGVVRVVDVTTSRGHVLRRPTKKIVVLPVGSHGDGGRNVNDAGDVI